Below is a window of Flavobacterium sp. CFS9 DNA.
TACGCTTACGCTTAAAACCTTTACGATACTTATTAACACCCCTTTCTACAAAGTGACCATACCAACCGTTGTTCACACCTTTTGCTCGAGTACCAACATAAATTGTTGGATTTTCCTGTTTTCCTGTAATATACCCTAAGGACTTTTTTAAGTTCCCAGGTTCAATTAATTTACCTCTTGCCTTATGCTTTTTTGAAGAAACCGGAACAAAACTTCTAGCCGCTTGAAGCGTTGGATTCGCAATCTGCCGAAGTATAATAAAAACCTCCCGCTTTTTATCTTTGTCGTTTGCAAGCTGACTAATTTTAGCTTTCAATTCCGAAAAACCTTCAACATCAAATAATGGATTATTCATAGTTTTTAACCCTGATTTCTAAATGTTGTCGCCTACCAATTTCTATTATATGAAGCACTTCATACTTTTTCGAATCATCAATCAAAATTAAATTGGATGATTTTGATTTCACATTCTCATCAAACCTGATTGTGTACGTTCGATTTACTAAATGCTTAATTTTTCCGTCAGTTTCTTCGGTTCCTGAAACATCCTGCATAAAAGCCCAAGTATTTGAAATCGTTATCTCATTAACAATTTCCGCTCCGCTATCAGACTGATCTGTTTGTTTTTCTACAATATCGATCAATCGATTCATTTGACCGATAAAAGGATTCTTTGGCATAACTTTAATATTTTCGGTACGCTCTTGCTAAAGCGTCAGCCGCACCATTATAACCAATTTCCCCACGATCTTCACGTCGCTCATACATGTCTGCAATTTTCAATAACATTGACTGTTTTAAAGCTTTTGGAACTTCAGTCGTTACCCAACCTTGCCTTACCGTAACAATAACCGCATCTAGTCGCTTTTCTGTTTGAGGCACATCTATAAACGTAATTGTTTTTGTTCCGACTACTATTCCAGGGCGAACTTTGTAACTGTCAACGTCAAGCACAGTCGCTACAGTTTCGCCCTGTTTATAGCATTTTACCTCGGTAACTTCGTCGTTATCATTATTAACCGAAAAATTTACAGTTTCAAACTGCGAAACTTCCATAACAAAATCACGAGTATCAATTGAACGATTTATATAATTCTGCCTATCTTCTTTAGCTGCATCAATATAGGTTTGAATCAAATCATCTTCAGGATTTACACCCGTTCCTAGTCGTAAATGTTTTTTTGCTTCTGCAAGAGTTACACATACTGTAACTTCCTGATTTTTATAATAACTGTCCGTAACCATTTTTTTTAAACAATTAGAGGTTTATTTACGATGCTGCTTTGTCAGCGGCTGCTTTGTCAGCGGCTGCTTTGTCAGCGGCTGCTTTGTCAGCGGCTGCTTTGTCAGCGGCTGCTTTGTCAGCGGCTGCTTTGTCAGCGGCTGCTTTGTCAGCGGCTGCTTTGTCAGCGGCTGCTTTGTCAGCGGCTGCTTTGTCAGCGGCTGCTTTGTCAGCGGCTGCTTTGTCTTCAGAACCTTTTTTACCGCATTCTTTCGCATAACCAGCATCAATTAATTCATCTGCTTGTCTTGTGTCAAAAGTTGCTTTTTCACCCACATTGTATGCCAACTGGAATCTCCCAGTTGGTGAAACAACGAACTCTATTTTTTTTGTAGTTGCCATAACTTTTTAATTAAAATTTTACGGAGCTAATTAAGCAGTAATCCAGCCTTTGACAACTGAAAAAGATTTTGGCTGACGAATTACAACATCTACAAAAACGTTTGCAGTAACTTCAATTAAACCTTCATTTTTGCGGGATTTATCATCAACAGATAAATCCATAAAGCCCCAAATATTCACTCTACCTTGTGTAAAATCTCCAAAGATTCCGGCAGATAAATTTGTACCTGTACCTCTTGAAAGATTTGAAGGAACGTGATTCGAAGTGAAAGAAGAATATCCGTTGATTTCTCCTGATTTATCCATTAAATAATTAAGATCACCCGCTTCATGTTTTGTTTTTTTCAACTTCCCACGAGTTTTTGGATTCACTAAATAACTCATTTTTGCACCTGAAGCATTTTCAACAAAAATTCCAGTCTCCATGTCTACAATGTTATCCCAGGTAGGAGCAGAGCCATTTGTTCCGATTGCAACTGTATTAACCCCCGTGTGATTTAACACCCCTAACGGCTGACCAGTTCCAGAACCATTTACGAAAGCCAAATCAATTGCATTTCCGACTGCTAACAGAATATCATTCATTGTTTGTCTTTCTAAATCAATAGAAGACTGCATGATGTTTAACAATGAAATTGGAACGGTAACAGAAAGCCTCTTAGGAATAGAATCTACATAACCGTATTTATTTGCAGTCCCATCTGTTTTATCTGTTTCACCTTCCCAAGTAGCAATAATACCACCTTCGTTTACAGGATATCTTAAATTTCCTTTTAATCCGGTAGCAACCACAATTCCCATTTTTTCAATTAATGGCTCAGGTCGTAAAAACTCAATTAAAGGCTGTTGTTCTCTCGGAACCAAATTTCCACCATATTCACCACTATCACCAGTAACGGTTTGTTGTGTCGCTCTGGATTCACCAAATGGAATTACAGCACCTGTAACAATTAATCCCTGAGCCTCAGCCGCACGCTTGCATTCCTGATGAATTCTTAGTGATTCACCCTCCAATGTACCGTTTGCCATTTGCGAACGAATAATTGCATGAATTGACAACCCTTCTCTTTTTTCTGTATTTTCCGGAGCAGGTTTTTCTACAACAGAAGGACCAGCCGCAGGTGTAGGATTAGAACCAAAAGCACGTTGATTTTCTTCCATAGTTTCAGCTACTTTTAAAGCTGCTTTTCTTTCTTCAATCTGAGCTTGTAATTCATTGAATTTAGCCGTTTCTGCTTCGTTTAAAGTAGTACGATTTTCTTTTTTTGCAGCCTCCATTAAGGCATCTTGCGAGCCTACCAATCCATTAAGCTCTTGTCTGATTTCTGCAGATTTTTTCATTTTATAAATAATTTTTATTAATTGATATTTGAGCCTCAAAGGTTGATAGCCCTTTATTTTCATCTTGAGCAGTACGCTCGGTTATATTGTTTTTTTCTTTGTAAGCTGTTGAGCATCTTTGTGCAACTTCTGTATCTGGATAAGCCGGAAATGTTACCGGAGCAACATCAAATAAGCGACTGAATTTTACGATTTGCCTTTTGTCTAAAATTCCTTTCGACTCATCACCGTAAATCCAAATTTCTTCAGCCACTAAAAAGGAGAAAGAAGATTCTGAAACATCACCTTCGTCTATTGCATCAGCCAAATCGATTGCGAAACCTCTGTTTGGCGTTTTGTACGCATACTTTAAACCCACACCGTCAACACTTAACGTAAGCGTACCTTTTCCAGCTTTTGAACGTGCCAAAACATAATTAGGATCGTGGTTATAAAGACAACGAACATCATCGTTTAACACATCATCAAAAGCACCTGGTAAAATTTCTTCTTCAAACTGCCAGTAACGACCTATCACTGTAGTTGAATTGAATTTCGCCGCATATCCTTCAATATTTGGCAAATTATCTTTTTCAACTGTAGGTTCAGTTTCAGGCATTACCTTTCTGACTTCTGAAGAAAAGAAACGACGTTCGGCTCCGTCTATATTTTTTATGTAGTCTACACCTTCCATTATTTCGGCATTTTTAAATTATTTTCAAGCTGTTTTTCCGTGTAAGTGTTTACGGGAGTTAAGTGTTCGTTTAGGAATTCAGGACCGTTGTTTTCTTCCTCTTTTCGCCTTACTTCCTGACGGTTATAAACTCCTGAAGTCACCATTTTTGAATAGTACTCACCACGGCTTTTAATATCAGCACGTAGCAATACGTTCATATTTCCTTTAAAATAACAAGTCGATCTTTCTTTTCGGGTTAAAAGCTTTTTCGTTAGTTCCTGTTCAACATTTGTAACTAAAGGCTGAATTGTATCACTAACATGATCTAATGACTGTTGCTCTATGTTGTTATTAGTAGATTGCTGTAAGGATTTTATTTTATGCGGCGCGATATTGAACCAACGAGCTACATCTTCAATACTAAATTTTTGCTGTTCGATAATTTGCAATTCCTGTGGCGTGATGGTAATAGGATTAAATTCCATACCCTCATCCAATACAACCACACGATCCGCAGATTTTTCTGCCATTGCAGTTCTCCAACCCTGAATGATTCCAGATTTATCTTTGATTACTTTTTCTGTAGAAATTACACCCTGACGAACTCCTTTGTTATCTAAATTCATGGTTGCGAATTCCTGCGTTTTTAATGCTAAATTCAATTGCATTGCTGCAAAAGTGATTGTCGGGATTCCTACCAGTCCGTTAAGAGAGAATTGTTTGAAATGTAAAACTTCTGAAGACATTAAAGGATCTGCCATACCATTTACATAATAATACAATTCGCCTTTAATTAATTTTACATCAAACACATTATCCCAGGGAATGTATTCAGCCGAAACTGGATAACCAGAATTATCTAAAATCGTTTTGAAAAGACAGTTGCCACGTAATGGTAGTGATGTACCGATTAACTTTTTGAAGTTGTACGGCGTCATTAAGTAATTTGGCTCCGAAGAAATAAGAATATCCGCAGAATGCGAGCGTAAACGCTCTTTGTTTCCGTCTATATCCTGATACAACCCGAAAGGGGTTTTCGCCAAATCGTTTGATATTTGCTCAACTGCATTGTATACAGCCGAAAGCTTTAAGGATTCTTTCACTTTGATTCCGGTTGAAGCTGTACCACCACCAAACGAAAGAAAAGAACCTAAGCCACTCAATACTGATTGGCTTCGCTGCTCTTTTGGAGCAAACATATTATCAAAGGCGCTATCTAATAATGACATAGTACTTAAATTTCTATGTAAAATTAGATAGCGCCTTTACTTTAATTTGTTATCATTGATAACAACTGTAGTTGCTAATTTTAATGAGATAATTTCTTAGACAACCTTTGTACAATTTTATAAAGCATTTGTCCAAACCTACTTCGATCAATTTCCCTCTTAAATTTAAGTTTCGCAACTTCTAATTTAGGATTAATCATACAGCTTCTTTCTTGTTGAGAAATTATAGGCCTTTTCATGATATTAAAATTTAAAAATCCATTCTTTATTTATTTTTTCAAAGGTATAGACATTTTTATCTACTGCCACATTTACGGTATCTGCTCCGTAAGTTTTTGGTTCAGGCAATCTTTGTATTGCTGCTTTTAGATTTTTTGCACTTAATTTATTACTCATTCTTTTTTTTTTGAGTTGATATTGATTTTAAAATATTCCAGCCTATTACAAATTCAAAAGCTATAAATCCAACTACGAGCGTATATCTCACATTGTTTGTTGCTATAAAATCAATATCTAAAAGCAAAGAGGTTGCAAAGGCTAATAAGAAAATCACTATTACTGTTATTGCTCGTTTCATTTTTTTTCTTTTTTATTAAATCTTGTTAATGACACCCTGAAGTAATCGTAATCGCTATAGCGATACTGTCCAAATAATTCGTGATAAAGTTCATTTACGCTATGAAAACAGGCTTTATTAGACGGATACTCTAAAATCTTGCTGAAATAATAACTGTAAAATCCTGATGCAGTGCTTAATTTCCGCATAAGTTCAACTTTTTCTTGTAACTTTTCAATTTCAATTCTTAATACATTTGCTTCGGCAGGTGTCATCATATTTGTTTGTTTTTGGTTAGCATTCAAATACATTATCAGGGTTATTGTAATAACTTTCGTTTGTTTCTTCGGGTTCTGACATTGAACCGCCAATTGCATTGATTGTGGCAATTATTCCATCGACACGCCTGCCATTTGCTCCGGAACGTCCTTTATGTACTTTCATATTGTCGTTTGCATCGTAATAGATTACGCACGATGCAAGCATCCAAGCTAAAACCGGATTTCCATCATGTTTTAGTTTACCTGACAGTACAAGCTTTTCAAATTCTTTTGTTGGTGCTGATATTGTTCCGATAGCCTGAGAGAACTCGGAAACATTGTAACCTTCAGCGTCTAAATCCTGTGTAAGTTTGGTTGCATTATAGGGGTCAAATTCTAAACGTTGAACATTGTATTTATAGTATGTATCCTTAATAACATCTTGTATAACATTGTAATCAATGACATTACCAGGCGTAGCTATCAACCATCCATTGTCTGCCCAATATTGATAGGGAACACGATCTTCTTTTGAACGTTTGATGATCGTATCTTTTGGACAGAAAAACCAACATTTTAGATAACGCTCCTCATTTTCGTCAGGCTCAGAAACCAGAACATAAGCACTTAAATCGATTGTTTTTGACAAATCTAAACCACCAAAACACCCGAATTGTGTAAATTTTACAGCCGGGATGATATCTACTTTATTTTTCATCCAGTCTTCGTTGTAAATCCACTCTGACAATTCATCAACCCAAATGTTTAAATTTTTGGTTTTGAAATTTCGCCTTTTAGACGGCTGGTTCATTGCTTTTGTAAATTCTTTACGAATTGCATCGATTGCCAATCCCTGAAACAATAAAGGATTTGCTTTTATCCAAAGGCCTTCATTCATCCAAGATTCTTCTGTTTCCAGATCTTCTTTATCGATGTTATGAATCATTATCCATAGAGAATCATCGACATTTCGACCTTCTAAAACTTCAATTACTGAATCCTCATAATTTTTACAGGCTGATTGCACGTTTGAACCTGCTGTTGTGATATGATAGATTAAAGCCTGTGTTCTCTGCACCGTTGATGATTCGCAGTTTTCTTTTACCGTATCATCTTTATGAGCGTGATATTCGTCAATAATTCCAACATGGCAGTTAATTCCATCCTGTGTATTGGAATCACCACCCAAAGCCATCAATGTTGAGTTTGTTTTAGTAAATCCGATTATTTTTTGACGACAAAAAAAACCCATTTTTCTCAGTGCAGAATTTGAAACTGGACTTTCGATGTACATTTTAGCCTGTTTCCAACATAAACGCGCCTGATCTTCCTTCGTTGCCGCAACATAAATTTCAGCTTCCATTTCTAAATCAAAACTCATGCAATACAATGCTAATCCTGCCATTTCTGCGGTTTTTCCGTTTTTTTTGGCTCGTTTGTCGTAAACGGTATTTATACGGCGATATCCGTTTTTTTCATTGATCCAGCCAAACACATTATACATTGTGAATTGCTGAAAAGGCGCCAAAACGAACGGCTGACCTGCCATTTTTCCTTTTGTATGATTTAAAAATTCGGGAAAGAAATTTATAACCCGCATTCCTTTGTTATGATCCAGATAAAACCCGTCCTGATCTGCGGTTTCTATCCACTTGTAAAAACGCTCTACGGCTTGTTTTATCCTTTTTCCAGTCACGATTTTCCCTGTACGCACATCATTTGCGTACTGAAAAGGAACGGAATAGAGCATTTTTTCAGTGATTTCCATTATAGTTAGTTATTTTGACCAAATTTCTATTTTAAGACGATTTCTTATATTAAATACATATTTATCTTCTCCACCTTCTAATATCTTCTTAAAAAGCTTTATTTTAAGTTGTTCGTCTTTTATGAAATTCGAAAGCTTGTTTGCCGATGTTATTTTTTTATTTTTGCAAGCATTTTCTTTCGGATTTTCTAAAACACAGATGATGAAGTTTTGATTTATCATTGCATTGGTTGGGTTGTCTGATTTTAGTGCCATGGTTATTATCGTTTACGTTTTTTATTTTTTTGGAGCTAAATTGTTCGGAAATTTTCTCTCTCTTTTTTTTAGTTGCCCTTCCATTTTCTTCAAATGCTTCAGCTCTTTCCTGAGCTTCTAAATCTGCTATTTTCTAGCTTTAATTTCATCGTTTGACCACATGATTATTAAGTTTAAAAATTACATACACAACCA
It encodes the following:
- a CDS encoding HK97-gp10 family putative phage morphogenesis protein gives rise to the protein MNNPLFDVEGFSELKAKISQLANDKDKKREVFIILRQIANPTLQAARSFVPVSSKKHKARGKLIEPGNLKKSLGYITGKQENPTIYVGTRAKGVNNGWYGHFVERGVNKYRKGFKRKRKRGVNDHASIGKTKATPFMAMAYQATSSQVTSEAKQKMAKFIQRRIDKLS
- a CDS encoding head-tail adaptor protein; protein product: MPKNPFIGQMNRLIDIVEKQTDQSDSGAEIVNEITISNTWAFMQDVSGTEETDGKIKHLVNRTYTIRFDENVKSKSSNLILIDDSKKYEVLHIIEIGRRQHLEIRVKNYE
- a CDS encoding head-tail connector protein, translating into MVTDSYYKNQEVTVCVTLAEAKKHLRLGTGVNPEDDLIQTYIDAAKEDRQNYINRSIDTRDFVMEVSQFETVNFSVNNDNDEVTEVKCYKQGETVATVLDVDSYKVRPGIVVGTKTITFIDVPQTEKRLDAVIVTVRQGWVTTEVPKALKQSMLLKIADMYERREDRGEIGYNGAADALARAYRKY
- a CDS encoding phage major capsid protein codes for the protein MKKSAEIRQELNGLVGSQDALMEAAKKENRTTLNEAETAKFNELQAQIEERKAALKVAETMEENQRAFGSNPTPAAGPSVVEKPAPENTEKREGLSIHAIIRSQMANGTLEGESLRIHQECKRAAEAQGLIVTGAVIPFGESRATQQTVTGDSGEYGGNLVPREQQPLIEFLRPEPLIEKMGIVVATGLKGNLRYPVNEGGIIATWEGETDKTDGTANKYGYVDSIPKRLSVTVPISLLNIMQSSIDLERQTMNDILLAVGNAIDLAFVNGSGTGQPLGVLNHTGVNTVAIGTNGSAPTWDNIVDMETGIFVENASGAKMSYLVNPKTRGKLKKTKHEAGDLNYLMDKSGEINGYSSFTSNHVPSNLSRGTGTNLSAGIFGDFTQGRVNIWGFMDLSVDDKSRKNEGLIEVTANVFVDVVIRQPKSFSVVKGWITA
- a CDS encoding HK97 family phage prohead protease, whose amino-acid sequence is MEGVDYIKNIDGAERRFFSSEVRKVMPETEPTVEKDNLPNIEGYAAKFNSTTVIGRYWQFEEEILPGAFDDVLNDDVRCLYNHDPNYVLARSKAGKGTLTLSVDGVGLKYAYKTPNRGFAIDLADAIDEGDVSESSFSFLVAEEIWIYGDESKGILDKRQIVKFSRLFDVAPVTFPAYPDTEVAQRCSTAYKEKNNITERTAQDENKGLSTFEAQISINKNYL
- a CDS encoding phage portal protein, yielding MSLLDSAFDNMFAPKEQRSQSVLSGLGSFLSFGGGTASTGIKVKESLKLSAVYNAVEQISNDLAKTPFGLYQDIDGNKERLRSHSADILISSEPNYLMTPYNFKKLIGTSLPLRGNCLFKTILDNSGYPVSAEYIPWDNVFDVKLIKGELYYYVNGMADPLMSSEVLHFKQFSLNGLVGIPTITFAAMQLNLALKTQEFATMNLDNKGVRQGVISTEKVIKDKSGIIQGWRTAMAEKSADRVVVLDEGMEFNPITITPQELQIIEQQKFSIEDVARWFNIAPHKIKSLQQSTNNNIEQQSLDHVSDTIQPLVTNVEQELTKKLLTRKERSTCYFKGNMNVLLRADIKSRGEYYSKMVTSGVYNRQEVRRKEEENNGPEFLNEHLTPVNTYTEKQLENNLKMPK
- a CDS encoding terminase large subunit, with product MEITEKMLYSVPFQYANDVRTGKIVTGKRIKQAVERFYKWIETADQDGFYLDHNKGMRVINFFPEFLNHTKGKMAGQPFVLAPFQQFTMYNVFGWINEKNGYRRINTVYDKRAKKNGKTAEMAGLALYCMSFDLEMEAEIYVAATKEDQARLCWKQAKMYIESPVSNSALRKMGFFCRQKIIGFTKTNSTLMALGGDSNTQDGINCHVGIIDEYHAHKDDTVKENCESSTVQRTQALIYHITTAGSNVQSACKNYEDSVIEVLEGRNVDDSLWIMIHNIDKEDLETEESWMNEGLWIKANPLLFQGLAIDAIRKEFTKAMNQPSKRRNFKTKNLNIWVDELSEWIYNEDWMKNKVDIIPAVKFTQFGCFGGLDLSKTIDLSAYVLVSEPDENEERYLKCWFFCPKDTIIKRSKEDRVPYQYWADNGWLIATPGNVIDYNVIQDVIKDTYYKYNVQRLEFDPYNATKLTQDLDAEGYNVSEFSQAIGTISAPTKEFEKLVLSGKLKHDGNPVLAWMLASCVIYYDANDNMKVHKGRSGANGRRVDGIIATINAIGGSMSEPEETNESYYNNPDNVFEC